One genomic segment of Pyruvatibacter mobilis includes these proteins:
- the bcp gene encoding thioredoxin-dependent thiol peroxidase — translation MATKDAPGPAAGDKAPAFSMPTDGDGTAALKDYKGQPLVLYFYPKDDTSGCTKQAIGFSERLKDFEKAGAAILGVSRDPVKKHDKFKDKHDLTITLGSDEEGAVTEAYGVWVEKSMYGRKYMGIERSTFLIDGKGKIAQVWRKVKVPGHVDEVLDAVKAL, via the coding sequence ATGGCCACCAAGGACGCACCGGGACCTGCCGCCGGCGACAAGGCCCCTGCCTTTTCCATGCCCACTGATGGTGACGGCACCGCCGCGCTGAAGGACTACAAGGGCCAGCCCCTGGTGCTCTATTTCTATCCGAAGGACGACACATCCGGCTGCACCAAACAGGCGATCGGCTTTTCGGAGCGGCTCAAGGATTTCGAGAAGGCCGGGGCGGCCATCCTGGGCGTCTCGCGCGACCCGGTGAAGAAGCACGACAAGTTCAAGGACAAGCACGACCTGACCATCACCCTGGGCTCCGACGAGGAAGGCGCGGTGACGGAGGCTTACGGCGTGTGGGTCGAAAAGAGCATGTATGGCCGCAAATATATGGGCATCGAGCGCTCCACCTTCCTGATCGACGGCAAAGGCAAGATCGCCCAGGTGTGGCGCAAGGTGAAGGTGCCCGGCCATGTGGATGAGGTGCTGGACGCGGTGAAGGCGCTTTGA
- a CDS encoding peptidoglycan DD-metalloendopeptidase family protein translates to MVRGIRRLFTERQFYLRSHGQVQFMALSGWTQAVLALGAIFFLGWVGFTSVNVVFQDQIIAAKDRKFIRMQSAYEQRIAEMQAAYDEVSTEMVLAQSRFLDQTTELEAKHGLLADLLNHSREVRSQLDDMRKKIAGLPGTRRNKADGETRIMLRPAPVEGAFRESRVDVSPPDLHGHLSNRGGAFTAIAQAADGMRHEEKVAFMDHRLENLDLVQQQLVNRIEEETDLEIKEIESIIRMTGFDPDQMTKDLSAAAVAEGGPFINFAESMAPDGDSSEGFDRQIFRVATNLDRISVLNHALRQLPLAKPVYGIETTSNFGARVDPFNRKLAFHSGIDFAGPYGTKIHAPMAGKVVYAGWRGAYGRFVELDHGNGIKTRYAHLASINVKVGDVVEFRETLGKIGSSGRSTGPHLHYEVWVDGKVTNPAKFLKAGQYVLEEG, encoded by the coding sequence GTGGTTCGGGGGATCCGCCGGCTGTTCACAGAACGCCAGTTTTATCTGCGAAGCCACGGTCAGGTTCAGTTCATGGCCCTGTCCGGCTGGACGCAGGCAGTGCTGGCGCTGGGCGCTATCTTTTTCCTCGGCTGGGTCGGTTTCACCTCGGTGAACGTGGTCTTCCAGGACCAGATCATTGCGGCCAAGGATCGCAAATTCATCCGCATGCAGTCCGCCTATGAGCAGCGCATCGCGGAAATGCAGGCGGCCTATGACGAAGTGTCGACCGAAATGGTCCTCGCCCAGTCGCGCTTCCTGGACCAGACGACCGAGCTGGAAGCCAAGCACGGCCTGCTCGCCGACCTTCTCAACCATTCCCGCGAAGTGCGCAGCCAGCTTGATGACATGCGCAAGAAGATCGCGGGCCTGCCGGGCACCCGCCGCAACAAGGCGGATGGGGAAACGCGCATCATGCTGCGTCCGGCGCCGGTGGAAGGTGCGTTCCGGGAAAGCCGGGTGGATGTCTCCCCGCCTGACCTGCATGGTCACCTGAGCAATCGCGGCGGCGCGTTCACCGCCATCGCCCAGGCCGCGGACGGCATGCGCCACGAGGAAAAGGTGGCCTTCATGGACCACCGCCTCGAAAATCTCGACCTCGTCCAGCAGCAGCTGGTGAACCGCATCGAGGAAGAGACCGATCTTGAAATCAAGGAGATCGAGAGCATCATCCGGATGACGGGCTTCGACCCGGATCAGATGACCAAGGATCTGAGCGCGGCGGCCGTGGCGGAAGGCGGCCCGTTCATCAACTTCGCTGAGAGCATGGCGCCGGACGGCGACAGCAGCGAAGGCTTCGATCGCCAGATTTTCCGCGTGGCCACCAATCTGGACCGCATCTCGGTTCTCAACCACGCCCTGCGCCAGCTGCCGCTGGCCAAGCCCGTCTACGGTATCGAGACCACCAGCAATTTCGGCGCGCGCGTTGACCCGTTCAACCGCAAGCTGGCCTTCCACTCCGGCATCGACTTCGCCGGACCCTACGGCACCAAGATCCACGCCCCGATGGCCGGCAAGGTCGTCTATGCGGGCTGGCGCGGTGCCTATGGCCGTTTTGTGGAACTCGATCATGGAAACGGCATCAAGACCCGTTACGCTCACCTCGCCAGCATTAACGTCAAAGTCGGTGATGTTGTTGAGTTTCGTGAAACCCTTGGCAAGATAGGTTCGTCCGGCCGCTCGACAGGCCCGCACCTCCATTACGAGGTCTGGGTCGACGGCAAGGTCACCAACCCCGCCAAATTTCTGAAGGCAGGTCAGTATGTTCTCGAAGAAGGATAG
- a CDS encoding DUF3971 domain-containing protein, translated as MIRPATKIALEVVAGLLAVALLLVGAAAWRLSEGPLPVSFLTPLVNQVANDSLPDNDVRISDMVIAWTDAKGGLELQAVDVTILDAEGGQVVTIPRLAVDFSLRSALAGRLVPKKLAVAGASLTLVRQRDGGISFGLNDAGLGTRPLPAPEPQVSEQSDALIATLLDAISAPEEGSEDSGRSLQGLSIRDAAITVFDQRSGGLWLASGVSLEFRNTPMGMAGVINAHVLSPGGEWDLIGTIRANGPEDPVVIVANVNEIRLPDFARTMVALEPLALIDAAVSGRVIAKLNRDGLTISEMEVNLDAGEGRLTLPVNEPEPFYPPKPLGYDGKPQPEDPKPPYTPRPWSYEIDSAHIQGRLTWPEGKVHLTDFAVKGDAIDLAVSGSGRIMVDEAGDVSAVRVDLKSGPLAINVPKVTVGLSRIDGLETALDYDIAEGRLAIEKAAVTLGEGQVSLSGDIADLAGDAPAVSLDGEITDILFNDLMQVWPPRVGHGAREWVKDNISSGLFYTGTLTMRAGPGDLSQTPLPDDAIKAELAFSDVTGRYLKELSPIRDGRGKMHLTGNSFRADITGGFIEPAAGGRIEIIDGGFATKDFHIRGNNADIFVNAQASMTAMLALLDEEPLGYTSDFGLDPRDVDGTAKVRISTVLPMRSLLQFEDVTFRAEGRAQSLSMPDLAEGVTLDSGDMAFDVNNTRLRSNGTMRLAGTPVALSWVEDFNANGGPSSTFEIAGTVDEATRARLGFLLARNINGALPVEATLKGSGPDISSARFAIDLGPVTVMEPLIGWRKEAGIPATLSGSFDQAGDGAVSLSGLNLSGQGVQLQGNVMFAPDGALARASLSRLLLANGTDLTATATRSPEDGILRVDVNGATFDARDFLDGLFDGDDTSEDDGTEEAAQIIIANATVDRVILHNGEELSRTAAHLELKGGSMRQLSVDGAFATGGALTLEMKPTTYGTRTVTASSGNAGAVLRGLDLYNNVDGGDVDFDAEIDDRQAGSPLEGELTGENIRIRNAPVLASILTLGSLTGIRDTLQGDGILFTRLEAPVRVNQRAIDLKDAIFSGPAIGATIKGHVNRDTDEIDLGGTIVPAYTINSFLGNIPVLGDILVGREGEGLFGVTYRISGVQSDPEVTVNPLAALVPGIFRRLFEMGGAPSDGGAQRSEADTSDAGATADTGETESAGAPRFPVPRPIPSPAAPAAEGSAGDEG; from the coding sequence TTGATCCGCCCCGCCACCAAGATTGCCCTCGAAGTCGTCGCCGGCCTGCTTGCCGTCGCGTTGCTTCTGGTGGGGGCTGCGGCCTGGCGGCTGTCCGAAGGCCCGCTGCCGGTCAGCTTCCTGACGCCCCTGGTCAACCAGGTGGCAAATGACAGCCTGCCTGACAATGACGTGCGGATCAGCGACATGGTCATCGCCTGGACGGACGCCAAGGGCGGGCTCGAACTGCAGGCGGTGGATGTCACCATTCTTGATGCCGAAGGCGGACAGGTGGTCACCATTCCGCGGCTGGCGGTGGATTTCAGCCTGCGCTCGGCGCTGGCCGGACGCCTCGTGCCCAAGAAGCTGGCGGTCGCCGGTGCATCGCTCACCCTTGTGCGCCAGCGCGACGGCGGCATCAGCTTCGGCCTCAATGACGCGGGCCTCGGCACAAGACCACTGCCGGCGCCTGAACCCCAGGTCTCCGAGCAGAGCGATGCCCTCATCGCCACGCTGCTGGATGCGATCTCGGCGCCCGAGGAAGGCAGCGAGGACAGCGGCCGCAGTCTGCAGGGCCTCTCCATCCGCGATGCCGCCATCACCGTGTTCGACCAGCGGTCGGGCGGGCTGTGGCTCGCTTCCGGCGTCAGCCTCGAATTCCGCAACACACCCATGGGCATGGCCGGCGTCATCAACGCCCATGTGCTGTCACCCGGCGGCGAATGGGACCTGATCGGCACCATCCGCGCCAACGGCCCCGAAGACCCGGTGGTGATCGTTGCCAATGTCAACGAGATCCGCCTGCCTGATTTCGCCCGCACCATGGTGGCGCTGGAGCCCTTGGCGCTGATCGATGCTGCCGTCAGCGGCCGTGTCATCGCCAAGCTCAACCGGGATGGCCTCACCATCTCCGAAATGGAAGTGAACCTGGACGCGGGCGAGGGCAGGCTGACCCTGCCGGTCAACGAGCCGGAACCCTTCTACCCGCCCAAGCCCCTTGGCTATGACGGCAAGCCGCAGCCGGAAGACCCCAAGCCGCCCTATACGCCGCGCCCCTGGTCCTATGAAATCGACAGCGCCCACATCCAGGGCCGTCTCACCTGGCCTGAAGGCAAGGTGCACCTCACCGATTTCGCCGTGAAGGGGGACGCCATCGACCTTGCCGTCTCCGGCAGCGGCCGCATCATGGTGGATGAGGCGGGCGACGTGTCCGCCGTGCGCGTGGACCTCAAGAGCGGGCCGCTCGCCATCAACGTCCCGAAGGTCACCGTCGGCCTCTCGCGCATCGACGGGCTGGAAACCGCTCTCGACTACGACATTGCCGAAGGCCGCCTCGCCATCGAAAAGGCCGCGGTCACCCTCGGCGAAGGCCAGGTCAGCCTCTCCGGCGACATCGCGGACCTTGCAGGCGATGCCCCGGCAGTCAGCCTTGACGGCGAGATTACCGACATCCTGTTCAATGACCTGATGCAGGTGTGGCCGCCCCGCGTGGGTCATGGCGCGCGGGAATGGGTGAAAGACAATATCTCCAGCGGTCTCTTCTATACCGGCACGCTCACCATGCGCGCGGGCCCCGGCGACCTGTCGCAGACCCCGCTGCCGGATGACGCCATCAAGGCGGAACTGGCCTTCTCGGACGTTACCGGCCGCTACCTCAAGGAGCTGTCGCCGATCCGGGACGGCCGCGGGAAGATGCACCTCACCGGCAACAGCTTCCGCGCCGACATCACCGGCGGCTTCATCGAACCGGCGGCAGGCGGCCGCATCGAAATCATCGACGGCGGCTTTGCCACGAAGGATTTCCACATCCGCGGCAACAATGCCGACATCTTCGTCAATGCCCAGGCCTCCATGACCGCCATGCTGGCGCTGCTGGACGAGGAGCCGCTTGGCTATACCAGCGATTTCGGTCTCGACCCGCGCGACGTCGATGGCACGGCCAAGGTGCGTATCAGCACTGTCCTGCCCATGCGCAGCCTGCTCCAGTTCGAGGATGTGACCTTCCGCGCCGAGGGCAGGGCGCAGTCCCTGTCCATGCCGGACCTTGCCGAGGGCGTCACCCTCGACAGCGGCGACATGGCCTTTGACGTCAACAACACCCGCCTGCGCAGCAACGGCACCATGCGCCTTGCCGGCACGCCTGTGGCGCTGAGCTGGGTCGAGGATTTCAATGCCAATGGCGGCCCGAGCAGCACCTTCGAGATCGCAGGCACCGTGGATGAAGCCACGCGCGCCCGCCTTGGTTTCCTGCTTGCCCGCAACATCAACGGCGCGCTGCCGGTGGAAGCAACCCTCAAGGGCAGCGGCCCGGACATCTCGTCGGCCCGCTTCGCAATTGATCTTGGCCCCGTCACCGTCATGGAACCGCTCATCGGCTGGCGCAAGGAAGCGGGCATCCCCGCCACCCTGTCCGGCAGTTTCGATCAGGCGGGCGACGGCGCCGTTTCCCTGTCCGGCCTCAATCTGTCCGGCCAGGGCGTGCAGCTCCAGGGCAACGTCATGTTCGCGCCCGACGGGGCGCTCGCCCGCGCCTCCCTGTCACGCCTGCTGCTGGCCAACGGCACCGACCTGACAGCCACCGCCACCCGCTCGCCGGAAGACGGCATCCTCCGCGTGGATGTCAACGGTGCCACCTTCGATGCCCGTGACTTCCTCGACGGCCTGTTCGACGGCGATGACACGTCCGAGGATGACGGCACCGAAGAAGCCGCCCAGATCATCATCGCCAATGCCACTGTGGACCGGGTCATCCTCCACAATGGCGAAGAGCTGTCGCGCACAGCAGCGCATCTGGAACTCAAGGGCGGCAGCATGCGCCAATTGTCCGTGGACGGCGCATTCGCCACCGGCGGGGCACTGACCCTTGAAATGAAGCCCACCACCTATGGCACCCGCACGGTCACCGCCAGCTCCGGCAATGCGGGCGCGGTGCTGCGCGGGCTCGACCTCTACAACAATGTGGACGGGGGAGACGTGGATTTCGACGCCGAGATCGACGACCGCCAGGCCGGCAGCCCGCTTGAGGGTGAGCTTACCGGTGAGAACATCCGCATCCGCAACGCGCCCGTGCTGGCCAGCATCCTGACGCTCGGCTCTCTCACCGGCATCCGCGACACGCTGCAGGGCGACGGCATCCTGTTTACCCGGCTCGAAGCGCCCGTACGCGTCAACCAGCGCGCCATCGACCTCAAGGACGCGATCTTTTCCGGCCCCGCCATCGGCGCCACCATCAAGGGGCATGTCAATCGGGACACGGACGAGATTGATCTCGGCGGCACCATCGTGCCCGCCTATACGATCAACAGCTTCCTCGGAAACATCCCGGTGCTGGGCGATATTCTCGTCGGCCGTGAAGGCGAGGGACTGTTCGGCGTCACCTACCGCATTTCCGGCGTGCAGAGTGATCCGGAAGTAACGGTGAACCCGCTCGCAGCGCTGGTGCCCGGCATCTTCCGCCGCCTGTTCGAAATGGGCGGTGCACCAAGCGACGGTGGAGCCCAGCGCAGCGAGGCTGATACGTCAGATGCAGGTGCTACGGCAGACACGGGTGAAACGGAAAGCGCCGGAGCCCCGAGATTCCCCGTGCCCCGGCCCATCCCATCGCCCGCAGCGCCTGCCGCGGAAGGCAGCGCCGGCGACGAAGGCTGA
- the tyrS gene encoding tyrosine--tRNA ligase, which produces MATYKSDFLNHLNDRGFIAQCSDFDALDESLSNGVVTGYIGFDCTAPSLHAGSLVQIMMLRALQKAGHRPLVVLGGGTTRIGDPSFRDSARPLLDDAAIARNKEGIKKVFSKFLSFDDGPTGAIMVDNREWLDDLQYVDFLRDVGRHFSVNRMLSFDSVKTRLEREQNLSFLEFNYMIIQAYDFAELARRYDCTLQMGGSDQWGNIVNGIDLGRRMDDAALVGLTSPLLTTASGAKMGKTADGAVWLNEDMLSAYDYWQYWRNCEDADIGKLLRLFTDLPLDEIARLEALDGAELNDAKKVLATEATAMAHGREAAEAAEETARKTFEEGVAASDLPSVDIAADQWAEGLGVLTALVEAGLSKSTGEARRLVQGGGVRINDEAVSDWRATLSDADLKDGAAKLSAGKKRHVLIRKG; this is translated from the coding sequence ATGGCCACCTACAAATCCGACTTCCTGAACCACCTCAACGACCGCGGCTTCATCGCCCAGTGCTCGGACTTCGACGCGCTGGACGAAAGCCTGAGCAACGGTGTGGTGACGGGCTATATCGGCTTTGACTGCACGGCGCCGAGCCTGCACGCGGGCTCGCTGGTGCAGATCATGATGCTGCGTGCCCTGCAGAAGGCAGGCCACCGCCCGCTCGTCGTGCTGGGCGGCGGCACCACGCGCATCGGTGATCCGTCGTTCCGGGATTCCGCGCGGCCGCTGCTGGATGACGCGGCGATTGCCAGGAACAAGGAAGGCATCAAGAAGGTGTTCTCCAAGTTCCTGTCCTTCGATGACGGCCCGACGGGCGCGATCATGGTCGATAACCGGGAATGGCTGGATGATCTTCAGTATGTGGATTTCCTGCGCGACGTTGGCCGGCACTTCTCGGTCAACCGCATGCTCTCCTTCGACAGCGTGAAGACGCGGCTGGAACGCGAGCAGAACCTGTCCTTCCTGGAATTCAACTACATGATCATCCAGGCCTATGACTTTGCCGAACTGGCCCGCCGCTATGACTGCACGCTGCAGATGGGCGGCTCGGACCAGTGGGGCAATATCGTCAACGGCATCGATCTCGGCCGCCGCATGGATGACGCCGCGCTTGTGGGCCTCACCTCGCCACTGCTGACGACGGCTTCTGGTGCCAAGATGGGCAAGACGGCGGACGGGGCCGTGTGGCTCAACGAAGACATGCTGTCGGCCTATGATTACTGGCAGTACTGGCGCAATTGCGAAGACGCCGACATCGGCAAGCTCCTGCGCCTGTTCACCGATCTGCCGCTTGATGAGATTGCCCGGCTGGAAGCGCTGGACGGTGCCGAACTGAACGACGCCAAGAAGGTGCTGGCAACAGAAGCTACCGCCATGGCGCATGGGCGCGAGGCGGCGGAGGCCGCCGAAGAGACCGCACGCAAGACCTTCGAGGAAGGCGTTGCTGCATCGGACCTGCCGAGCGTCGACATCGCCGCTGATCAGTGGGCTGAGGGTCTCGGCGTGCTGACGGCGCTGGTGGAAGCGGGGCTGAGCAAATCCACCGGCGAAGCCCGGCGGCTGGTGCAGGGCGGCGGTGTGCGGATCAATGATGAAGCTGTCTCGGACTGGCGGGCGACCCTGAGCGATGCCGACCTCAAGGACGGGGCGGCCAAGCTGTCTGCCGGCAAGAAGCGGCACGTGCTGATCCGCAAGGGCTGA
- a CDS encoding bactofilin family protein codes for MFSKKDSGGAPKAAPAPAPRRGRSAPSIISDDLVVHGNLIATGDIQIDGTVEGDVRSQSLTVGEHATITGEVMADDIVVRGRIVGSIRARRVQLATTCHVEGDILHEALAVETGAFFEGNCRHSDDPLGEDLPTKAPVSEPASLKIADAQASASSSDSKAPASASPAKPVGNAKSSEDDKGGVVVKDGAVVVRRPAAQ; via the coding sequence ATGTTCTCGAAGAAGGATAGTGGCGGCGCACCCAAGGCCGCCCCGGCACCGGCGCCGCGTCGCGGCCGTTCCGCGCCGTCGATCATCTCGGATGACCTTGTCGTCCACGGCAACCTCATCGCCACCGGCGACATCCAGATTGACGGCACCGTAGAAGGTGACGTGCGCAGCCAGTCGCTGACCGTCGGCGAACACGCCACCATCACCGGTGAAGTGATGGCGGATGACATCGTGGTGCGCGGCCGCATCGTCGGCTCGATCCGCGCCCGCCGCGTGCAGCTGGCCACCACCTGCCATGTGGAAGGCGACATCCTGCACGAAGCGCTCGCCGTTGAAACCGGCGCCTTCTTCGAAGGCAATTGCCGCCATTCCGACGACCCGCTGGGTGAAGACCTGCCGACCAAGGCCCCGGTCTCCGAGCCTGCGTCCCTGAAGATCGCCGATGCCCAGGCGTCTGCGTCCTCGTCTGACAGCAAGGCCCCGGCTTCCGCCAGCCCGGCAAAGCCCGTCGGCAACGCCAAGTCGTCAGAAGACGACAAGGGCGGCGTCGTGGTGAAGGATGGCGCCGTCGTGGTGCGCCGCCCGGCCGCGCAGTAA
- a CDS encoding ferritin-like domain-containing protein, whose product MSHTPDSLRTRAVGVLLTAPPEDKALAARQLAADWRAGLLAWPGAAGEGPSNGVEVPDRPARPEKPDLLPPRAMKRRGPGSLAGRVALLHALAHIELNAIDLACDLLARFPDDEGAPLPRAFANDWVRVADEEGKHFLMLQARLGELGAAYGDLPAHDGLWQAAEATAHDLAARLAIVPLVHEARGLDVTPQTVAALTRAGDEKSAQILDVIYQDEIGHVAAGVRWFEAAASRRKVLPKVLFDSLVETHHTGTLKGPFNEDARAQAGFAQLMAGT is encoded by the coding sequence TTGAGCCACACGCCAGACAGTCTCCGGACGCGCGCGGTCGGCGTGCTGCTGACCGCGCCGCCGGAGGACAAGGCACTGGCAGCGCGGCAGTTGGCGGCGGACTGGCGGGCGGGGCTGCTGGCCTGGCCCGGCGCTGCCGGTGAGGGGCCGTCCAATGGCGTCGAGGTGCCGGACCGGCCAGCGCGGCCGGAAAAGCCTGACCTCCTGCCCCCGCGCGCCATGAAGCGGCGCGGTCCCGGCAGTCTCGCGGGCCGGGTGGCGCTGCTGCATGCCCTGGCGCATATCGAACTCAATGCCATCGACCTTGCCTGTGACCTGCTGGCGCGCTTCCCGGACGATGAGGGCGCACCCCTGCCCCGCGCCTTCGCTAACGACTGGGTGAGGGTGGCGGATGAAGAAGGAAAACACTTCCTGATGCTGCAGGCCCGGCTCGGGGAGCTTGGTGCCGCCTATGGCGATCTGCCCGCCCATGACGGGCTGTGGCAGGCGGCGGAGGCGACGGCGCACGACCTGGCGGCGCGGCTGGCCATCGTGCCGCTGGTGCATGAAGCCCGCGGGCTGGACGTGACACCGCAGACCGTGGCGGCGCTGACCCGGGCGGGTGACGAAAAAAGCGCGCAGATACTGGACGTGATCTACCAGGATGAGATCGGCCATGTGGCCGCGGGCGTGCGCTGGTTCGAGGCTGCGGCGAGCCGCCGCAAGGTTTTGCCCAAGGTGCTGTTTGACTCCCTGGTCGAAACCCATCACACCGGCACCCTCAAGGGCCCGTTCAACGAAGACGCCCGGGCCCAGGCCGGTTTTGCACAGCTGATGGCTGGCACATGA
- a CDS encoding alpha/beta hydrolase: MPDVIFNGPAGRIEGRYHHQGKPNSPIALILHPHPQFGGTMNNALVYELFYMFANRGFSVLRFNFRGVGRSQGGFDGGVGELSDAAAALDWLQTYNVDARTCWVAGFSFGAWIGMQLLMRRPEIDGFISVAPPANSYDFSFLAPCPSSGLFVSGDQDQVSPVEDVEKLVERLRAQKGITIDQEVVKGANHFFETGSKEMLELAAAYLDRRLAEDNIVTPKD; this comes from the coding sequence GGGCCGAATCGAAGGCCGCTACCATCACCAGGGAAAACCGAATTCCCCCATCGCGCTGATCCTGCACCCGCATCCGCAGTTCGGCGGCACCATGAACAACGCGCTCGTCTATGAGCTGTTCTACATGTTTGCCAATCGTGGGTTCTCGGTGCTGCGGTTCAATTTCCGCGGTGTGGGGCGCAGCCAGGGCGGCTTTGACGGCGGCGTGGGCGAATTGTCGGATGCCGCAGCGGCACTCGACTGGCTGCAGACCTATAATGTGGATGCGCGCACCTGCTGGGTGGCCGGGTTCTCGTTCGGGGCGTGGATCGGCATGCAGCTCTTGATGCGCCGGCCCGAGATCGACGGCTTTATCTCGGTGGCCCCGCCCGCCAATTCCTACGACTTCTCCTTCCTGGCCCCCTGCCCGTCCTCGGGCCTGTTCGTCTCCGGCGACCAGGACCAGGTGTCACCGGTGGAAGATGTGGAGAAGCTGGTGGAGCGCCTGCGCGCGCAGAAGGGCATCACCATCGACCAGGAAGTGGTGAAGGGTGCCAACCATTTCTTCGAGACCGGCAGCAAGGAAATGCTGGAACTGGCCGCGGCCTATCTCGACCGCCGCCTCGCCGAAGACAATATCGTCACCCCCAAGGACTGA
- a CDS encoding anhydro-N-acetylmuramic acid kinase, translating to MAERQRIHTAIGLMSGTSMDGVDASLLRTDGHTLVEPGPSLAIPYPRALRDQVAAELPGAMALTAPRPLPPSLVELEREITHMQADVVLQLLEEADIAASEVDVIGFHGQTVAHRPDAGWTLQLGDGRLMAAETGIDVVNDFRSADMAAGGEGAPLAPLYHLALTHEMEGHPIAVLNLGGIGNVTYIAGGDAPPLAFDTGPANALIDEWALARVGEPFDRNGALARSGTVDETVLSALMDNPYFTRTPPKSLDRLDFSYAPADHLPDADGAATLVAFTVESIARAIDHLPQAPRLWIVVGGGRRNPVLMGELQRRLSVRVIAAEEAGWRGDTLEAEAFAYLAVRSLMGLPLSLPTTTGVGTPTPGGTRHRAGAQAA from the coding sequence ATGGCCGAGCGACAGCGTATCCACACGGCCATCGGCCTGATGAGTGGCACCTCCATGGACGGGGTGGATGCCTCCCTCCTGCGGACCGACGGCCACACGCTGGTGGAGCCTGGGCCGTCCCTCGCCATTCCCTATCCCCGCGCCCTGCGCGACCAGGTGGCTGCCGAGCTTCCCGGCGCCATGGCGCTGACTGCGCCGCGCCCCCTGCCGCCGTCGCTGGTCGAGCTTGAGCGTGAGATCACCCACATGCAGGCGGATGTGGTGCTGCAACTGCTCGAGGAGGCGGACATTGCGGCAAGCGAGGTGGATGTGATCGGCTTTCACGGCCAGACAGTCGCCCACCGGCCGGACGCAGGCTGGACCCTCCAGCTCGGCGACGGGCGGCTGATGGCGGCAGAGACGGGCATCGATGTCGTCAACGACTTCCGCTCCGCTGACATGGCGGCTGGCGGCGAGGGCGCGCCTCTGGCGCCGCTCTATCACCTGGCCCTGACGCATGAGATGGAAGGCCACCCCATCGCCGTGCTCAATCTCGGCGGCATCGGCAACGTCACCTATATCGCAGGGGGCGATGCACCGCCGCTGGCTTTCGACACCGGCCCCGCCAATGCCCTCATCGACGAATGGGCGCTGGCCCGCGTCGGCGAACCGTTTGACCGCAATGGCGCGCTGGCGCGCTCAGGCACTGTCGATGAGACCGTGCTGTCAGCGCTGATGGACAATCCCTATTTCACCCGCACCCCGCCCAAATCGCTGGACCGGCTGGACTTCTCCTATGCCCCGGCTGATCACCTGCCGGACGCGGATGGCGCGGCCACGCTGGTGGCCTTCACGGTGGAAAGCATCGCGCGCGCCATCGACCATCTGCCGCAGGCACCGCGCCTGTGGATCGTCGTCGGCGGCGGTCGGCGTAATCCGGTGCTGATGGGGGAGTTGCAGCGCCGCCTGAGTGTGCGTGTGATCGCCGCTGAAGAAGCAGGCTGGCGGGGCGATACGCTGGAGGCGGAGGCCTTCGCCTATCTCGCCGTGCGCAGCCTCATGGGACTGCCCCTGTCGCTGCCCACCACCACCGGCGTCGGCACGCCCACGCCCGGCGGCACCCGCCACCGGGCTGGGGCACAGGCAGCCTGA